In Janthinobacterium sp. J1-1, a single genomic region encodes these proteins:
- a CDS encoding recombinase family protein, which produces MKTTQISKPRVISYKRYSSLRQGRGHSVERQEDAAQKWCVRKGLALDTSLTLLDKGKSGFTGANRHKGALKTLLDKIDNGEIKPGTYLLIEALDRLTREELTESVPLFLMLLSAGLVIVTLVDDKEWTKEGMNKDQSDFFYSIMLLGRGHEESLRKASMIRAKFEAARREHKNIFGSAPGWLRREDKNSQWTIVEDRANSVRKVFELAAQGYGSKAISKIANAEKWPLPTRDTKTKTTTWHGTMPGRLLRLRSVLGEYEYFLQDYKTKQKTGSWRGERSNIIVQDYYPAILDEAQWYKARAAIDRKAKTPRRRDTHYFNIWSGLLRCGECGAMIQRKTEARGGSKAQLTCSNKISGVTDCRTGAASKTDEPLLLDICSYAGAQLGLGYDKQAVVEEIDLAISKLSDNEAASIAMAEAIVLAKGRVPAFQDRIGKLADERDDLMERISKNKEMLSLEPNNLFDDAYARDVLKILYEKSESARNLRAECNTRLTRAIDAIWHFAYDVAIVKYRDSNIVQTIVLQGKLSGDLHPKNLAWMQGDITLPGLNEILLSDKRSHQNMKSGIA; this is translated from the coding sequence ATGAAAACTACTCAGATAAGTAAGCCTCGCGTCATTTCTTACAAGCGCTACTCAAGTCTGCGGCAGGGCCGCGGGCACAGTGTGGAACGGCAGGAGGATGCGGCTCAAAAGTGGTGTGTCAGAAAGGGATTGGCTCTCGATACAAGTCTCACACTCTTAGATAAAGGAAAGAGCGGTTTCACAGGCGCCAATCGGCATAAAGGGGCGCTCAAAACGCTTCTTGATAAAATTGACAATGGCGAGATCAAGCCAGGTACATACTTGCTTATTGAAGCACTTGATCGTCTAACCCGAGAAGAGCTCACAGAGTCTGTTCCGCTTTTTCTTATGCTGCTGTCGGCTGGTTTGGTAATTGTGACACTTGTTGATGACAAGGAGTGGACGAAAGAAGGAATGAACAAGGATCAGAGCGATTTCTTTTACTCAATAATGCTTCTCGGCCGTGGACACGAAGAATCCCTTCGGAAAGCATCAATGATTCGAGCTAAGTTTGAAGCGGCTAGAAGAGAGCATAAAAACATATTTGGATCCGCTCCAGGTTGGCTAAGGCGAGAGGACAAGAACTCGCAGTGGACAATTGTGGAGGATCGAGCCAATTCGGTACGGAAAGTATTTGAACTTGCAGCTCAGGGGTATGGAAGTAAAGCGATTTCAAAAATTGCTAATGCGGAAAAATGGCCGTTGCCAACGCGTGATACGAAGACAAAAACCACTACATGGCACGGCACAATGCCCGGGCGATTATTGCGTCTGAGATCGGTTTTAGGAGAGTATGAATATTTTCTTCAGGATTATAAAACAAAACAAAAAACCGGTTCCTGGCGAGGAGAGCGATCAAATATAATCGTTCAAGATTACTATCCTGCTATCTTAGATGAGGCGCAATGGTATAAGGCACGCGCCGCAATTGACCGTAAGGCAAAGACTCCTCGCAGACGAGACACGCATTATTTTAATATATGGTCAGGATTGCTGAGGTGTGGAGAATGCGGTGCAATGATTCAACGGAAGACTGAAGCGCGAGGTGGCAGTAAGGCCCAGCTTACGTGTTCTAATAAGATTTCTGGTGTTACAGATTGTCGAACTGGCGCGGCCTCTAAGACGGATGAGCCCTTACTTCTGGATATATGTTCATACGCAGGCGCGCAACTGGGACTTGGCTATGACAAGCAGGCTGTAGTCGAGGAGATAGATTTGGCGATTTCTAAGCTTAGTGATAATGAGGCAGCTTCTATTGCTATGGCAGAAGCAATAGTTTTGGCGAAGGGCAGGGTTCCAGCTTTCCAAGATAGAATTGGAAAGCTGGCTGACGAGAGGGATGATTTAATGGAAAGAATATCGAAGAATAAAGAAATGTTATCTCTTGAGCCAAATAATCTTTTTGATGATGCCTATGCCAGGGATGTTTTAAAAATACTTTATGAAAAAAGTGAAAGTGCTAGGAATTTAAGGGCTGAATGCAATACTAGACTGACTCGTGCAATCGATGCAATTTGGCATTTTGCTTATGATGTTGCAATTGTGAAATATAGAGATAGCAATATAGTTCAAACTATTGTTTTGCAGGGAAAATTATCCGGGGATTTGCATCCGAAGAATTTGGCTTGGATGCAAGGAGATATAACGTTACCTGGATTAAATGAAATTCTCTTAAGCGATAAAAGGAGTCATCAAAATATGAAGTCAGGAATCGCCTAG